A single region of the Alphaproteobacteria bacterium genome encodes:
- the katG gene encoding catalase/peroxidase HPI produces MDQNKRNAPGKCPVMHGGNTTVGTSKKDWWPKALNLDILHQHDAKTNPLGESFDYREEHKKLDVAALKTDLHALMTNSQTWWPADWGHYGGLMIRMAWHAAGSYRTADGRGGGGTGNQRFAPLNSWPDNANLDKARRLLWPIKKKYGNKISWADLIILAGTIAYESMGLKSFGFGFGREDIWHPEKDTYWGSESEWLGANRYGDDDRDSLENPLAAVQMGLIYVNPEGVGGKPDPLRTAQDVRETFARMAMNDEETVALTAGGHTVGKTHGNGDAKLLGPEPEAADVEDQGFGWLNKTKRGIGRDTVTSGLEGAWTTHPTQWDNGYFDMLLSHEWALKKSPAGAWQWEPVDIAEEDMPVDVEDPSIRCKPIMTDADMAMKVDPAYRKISERFHKDPAYFSETFARAWFKLTHRDMGPKVRYLGPDVPREDLLWQDPVPTGDAAYDVAAVKAKIAASGLTVAEMVATAWDSARTFRRSDMRGGANGARIRLAPQKDWEGNEPARLAKVLSVLETISAQTGASVADVIVLAGNLGIEQAAKAAGFDTAVPFSPGRGDATDEMTDADSFDVLEPLHDGYRNWLKKDYAVSAEELMLDRTQLMGLTAHEMTVLVGGMRVLGTNHSGTKHGVFTDRVGVLSNDFFVNLTDMAFAWQPAGKNLYEIQDRTTGAVKWTATRIDLVFGSNSVLRAYAEVYAQDDAKEKFVKDFVAAWTKVMNADRFDLA; encoded by the coding sequence GTGGATCAAAACAAACGGAACGCGCCGGGCAAGTGCCCAGTAATGCATGGCGGGAATACGACCGTCGGCACCTCAAAGAAAGATTGGTGGCCCAAGGCCCTCAACCTCGACATCCTCCATCAGCATGATGCCAAGACTAACCCCTTGGGGGAGAGCTTCGACTATCGCGAAGAACACAAGAAACTCGATGTCGCGGCGCTCAAAACTGACCTTCACGCCCTGATGACCAACAGCCAGACATGGTGGCCCGCGGACTGGGGCCATTACGGTGGCCTGATGATCCGCATGGCATGGCATGCGGCCGGTTCGTACCGGACCGCCGACGGGAGAGGCGGTGGTGGCACCGGGAACCAGCGCTTCGCGCCACTCAACTCCTGGCCCGATAATGCGAACCTCGACAAGGCCCGCCGTCTCCTATGGCCGATCAAGAAGAAGTACGGCAACAAGATCAGTTGGGCCGATCTCATCATCCTCGCCGGAACCATCGCCTATGAATCGATGGGCCTGAAATCCTTCGGTTTCGGTTTCGGTCGCGAGGATATCTGGCACCCGGAAAAAGACACCTACTGGGGTTCTGAAAGCGAATGGCTCGGTGCCAACCGTTACGGTGACGACGACCGCGACTCGCTGGAAAACCCGCTCGCTGCCGTGCAGATGGGTCTGATCTATGTGAACCCGGAGGGTGTCGGCGGTAAGCCGGATCCGCTGCGTACTGCGCAAGACGTGCGTGAGACATTTGCGCGCATGGCAATGAACGACGAGGAGACCGTTGCACTCACCGCCGGTGGCCATACGGTCGGAAAGACTCACGGCAACGGCGACGCGAAGCTCCTCGGACCTGAACCGGAGGCAGCCGATGTCGAGGATCAGGGCTTCGGCTGGCTCAACAAGACCAAGCGCGGCATCGGTCGCGACACCGTGACGAGCGGGCTCGAGGGCGCCTGGACCACCCACCCCACGCAGTGGGACAACGGCTATTTCGATATGCTTCTCAGCCACGAGTGGGCGTTGAAAAAGAGCCCTGCCGGTGCTTGGCAGTGGGAACCCGTAGACATCGCGGAGGAAGATATGCCGGTCGATGTCGAGGACCCCTCGATCCGCTGCAAACCGATCATGACCGACGCCGATATGGCGATGAAGGTAGATCCGGCCTATCGCAAGATATCCGAACGGTTTCACAAGGACCCCGCGTACTTCTCGGAAACCTTCGCGCGCGCTTGGTTCAAGCTGACGCACCGCGACATGGGACCGAAGGTGCGCTACCTCGGGCCCGACGTGCCGCGGGAAGATCTGCTCTGGCAGGACCCGGTCCCAACCGGCGACGCGGCCTATGACGTCGCCGCGGTGAAGGCCAAGATCGCAGCGAGCGGTTTGACGGTTGCCGAAATGGTGGCGACAGCCTGGGACAGCGCCCGCACCTTCCGGCGCTCGGACATGCGGGGCGGCGCCAACGGCGCACGTATCCGTTTGGCCCCACAGAAGGACTGGGAGGGCAACGAGCCCGCACGTCTAGCTAAAGTTCTGTCGGTACTCGAAACGATCTCGGCGCAAACCGGGGCGAGCGTTGCCGATGTGATCGTTTTGGCGGGCAATCTCGGCATCGAACAAGCCGCCAAGGCGGCCGGCTTCGATACTGCCGTACCTTTCTCACCTGGCCGCGGCGACGCCACAGACGAGATGACCGATGCCGACTCGTTCGACGTGCTGGAACCTCTCCATGACGGCTATCGCAACTGGCTTAAGAAGGACTACGCAGTCAGTGCCGAAGAACTGATGCTCGACCGAACGCAGCTTATGGGGCTGACCGCCCACGAGATGACGGTGCTTGTCGGTGGGATGCGTGTTCTTGGTACCAACCACAGCGGCACCAAACACGGTGTTTTCACCGATCGGGTGGGTGTCTTGAGCAACGACTTCTTCGTTAACCTGACGGATATGGCCTTTGCGTGGCAACCCGCGGGCAAGAACCTCTATGAGATCCAGGACCGCACGACGGGTGCGGTCAAATGGACAGCAACGCGGATCGACCTTGTCTTCGGTTCTAACTCCGTTCTTCGCGCCTACGCCGAAGTCTATGCCCAAGACGATGCCAAGGAGAAGTTTGTGAAAGACTTTGTCGCCGCCTGGACAAAGGTCATGAACGCGGATCGTTTCGATCTCGCCTAG
- a CDS encoding SDR family oxidoreductase, producing MPTVMITGANRGLGLEFAQQYAADGWSVIAFCRDPAQAGELAALSGTAGGRVEVHALDILDFAAIDTAAARLAGRPVDLLINNAGIIGPVRAELAKQSFGTMDYAAWERVLRTNTMAPFKVTEAFFDNLMRGDQKKVAVISSTVGSNVEMQAPVFAYAASKAGVTKTFTTLASVLRDKGVTVMVFCPGHVKTDMGGEGAAVERVDSIAGMRKQIAAWTLQESGAFKRFNGETVAF from the coding sequence ATGCCGACAGTGATGATTACCGGAGCAAACCGGGGGCTGGGCCTTGAATTTGCGCAGCAATACGCTGCCGACGGCTGGTCGGTGATCGCGTTCTGCCGCGATCCGGCCCAGGCCGGCGAACTCGCCGCGCTCTCCGGCACAGCCGGTGGCCGCGTCGAGGTCCATGCCCTCGATATCCTCGATTTCGCCGCGATCGATACCGCCGCCGCACGCCTTGCCGGTCGGCCGGTCGACCTGCTGATCAACAATGCCGGGATTATCGGCCCGGTGCGCGCCGAGCTCGCCAAGCAGAGCTTCGGCACGATGGATTACGCCGCCTGGGAACGGGTCTTGCGCACCAACACGATGGCGCCGTTCAAGGTGACCGAGGCGTTTTTCGACAACCTGATGCGGGGCGACCAAAAGAAAGTCGCCGTGATTTCGTCGACCGTCGGCTCGAATGTGGAGATGCAAGCGCCGGTCTTTGCCTATGCCGCCTCCAAGGCCGGGGTGACCAAGACCTTTACGACGCTGGCCTCGGTTCTGCGCGACAAAGGTGTAACGGTGATGGTGTTTTGCCCCGGCCACGTCAAAACAGATATGGGCGGGGAGGGGGCGGCGGTCGAGCGTGTCGATTCGATCGCCGGCATGCGTAAACAAATCGCTGCCTGGACGCTTCAAGAGTCCGGCGCGTTCAAGCGCTTTAACGGCGAAACCGTCGCGTTCTAG
- a CDS encoding D-2-hydroxyacid dehydrogenase family protein produces the protein MPKIAIIDDYVGNVQDYADWAQLPADCTLDVFHAHAETVDALVTRLAPYDIVCCMRERTRFDAATLARLPNLKLLCSTAPTNAAIDVAAAAARGITVCGTGVPDPGLAAAEITWALILGLTRQIHIEDANMRAARWQSTMGRDLKGLTLGVIGLGRLGTPVARVGAAFGMTVIAWSPNMTDARAAEAGATAVTKDELLTRSDVIAILMVLSARTRDLIGETDLRKMKADAILVNASRGPLINEAALIQALKENRIGGAALDVYDQEPLPGDHPLRRLPNTLLTPHIGYSTEATYRVFIPHTVENILAYLAGTPVRVMNPKALDDRTQPKFLD, from the coding sequence ATGCCCAAAATCGCGATCATCGACGACTACGTCGGCAACGTGCAGGATTACGCCGACTGGGCCCAACTGCCGGCGGACTGCACGCTCGATGTCTTTCACGCCCATGCCGAGACCGTGGATGCCCTGGTCACCCGTCTCGCGCCCTACGACATCGTCTGTTGTATGCGCGAACGCACGCGCTTTGACGCAGCTACGCTGGCCCGTTTGCCCAATTTAAAACTGCTGTGCTCGACCGCACCGACCAACGCCGCAATCGACGTCGCCGCTGCGGCCGCGCGTGGCATCACGGTGTGCGGGACCGGCGTTCCCGATCCAGGATTGGCGGCTGCCGAAATCACCTGGGCGCTAATCCTGGGCCTCACCCGCCAAATCCACATCGAAGACGCCAACATGCGCGCGGCTCGTTGGCAGTCGACGATGGGCCGCGACTTGAAAGGCCTCACGCTCGGCGTCATTGGCCTGGGCCGTTTGGGGACGCCGGTTGCGCGCGTCGGCGCCGCGTTCGGTATGACGGTGATCGCGTGGAGCCCCAACATGACCGACGCGCGGGCTGCCGAAGCCGGAGCCACGGCGGTGACGAAGGACGAACTCCTAACGCGCAGCGACGTGATCGCCATCTTGATGGTGCTGAGCGCGCGCACCCGTGACCTCATCGGCGAAACCGATCTGCGCAAAATGAAGGCCGATGCCATCTTGGTGAATGCCTCGCGCGGGCCGCTGATCAACGAGGCAGCTTTGATCCAGGCCCTCAAGGAAAACCGGATCGGCGGTGCGGCGCTCGACGTGTATGACCAGGAACCCTTGCCCGGCGACCACCCGTTGCGGCGCCTGCCCAACACATTGCTGACGCCGCATATCGGCTATTCGACCGAGGCCACCTACCGCGTATTCATCCCGCACACGGTGGAAAACATCCTGGCCTATCTTGCTGGCACCCCGGTCCGTGTGATGAACCCCAAGGCGCTGGACGACCGAACGCAACCCAAGTTCCTGGACTGA
- a CDS encoding co-chaperone GroES, translated as MKFRPLHDRVLVRRSAEEERTAGGIIIPDTAKEKPMEGEVISVGPGARNEKGEIITPDVKAGDRVLFGKYAGTDVTIGGEDLVIIKESDVMGIIEGKTASKKKAA; from the coding sequence ATGAAATTCAGACCGTTACACGATCGTGTCCTCGTCCGCCGCTCGGCCGAAGAGGAACGTACGGCCGGTGGGATCATCATTCCCGATACCGCCAAGGAAAAGCCCATGGAGGGCGAGGTGATCTCGGTCGGCCCCGGGGCCCGCAACGAAAAGGGTGAAATCATCACCCCCGACGTCAAAGCCGGAGATCGCGTCCTGTTCGGCAAATATGCCGGCACCGACGTGACCATTGGGGGCGAGGATCTCGTCATCATCAAGGAAAGCGACGTCATGGGCATCATCGAAGGCAAGACGGCGTCCAAAAAGAAAGCCGCGTAG
- the groL gene encoding chaperonin GroEL (60 kDa chaperone family; promotes refolding of misfolded polypeptides especially under stressful conditions; forms two stacked rings of heptamers to form a barrel-shaped 14mer; ends can be capped by GroES; misfolded proteins enter the barrel where they are refolded when GroES binds) yields the protein MAKQVRFGNDARERMLRGVDVLANAVKVTLGPKGRNVVIDKSFGAPRITKDGVTVAKEIELADKFENMGAQLVKDVAQRTNDEAGDGTTTATVLAQAIVREGAKAVAAGANPMDLKRGVDLAVKNAVADIKSAAKKIKGHDEIAQVGTISSNGEAEIGQILAEAMDKVGKEGVITVEEAKGFATELEVVEGMQFDRGYLSPYFVTNAEKMLVDLEDPYILINEKKLSNLQAMLPVLEAVAKSGRPLLIIAEDVEGEALATLVVNKLRGGLKVAAVKAPGFGDRRKAMLEDLAILTAGTVISEDLGIKLENVTLDMLGRAKKVSISKEETTVVDGAGKKGDIEGRCAQIRAQVEDTTSDYDKEKLQERLAKLSGGVAVIRVGGATEIEVKERKDRVDDALNATRAAVEEGVVAGGGSALLYASRGLDKIKVDNEDQKIGVDIVRKALQAPVKQIAENAGVNGGVVVGKLLEQNSRSFGFDAQKEVYGDLIKWGIIDPAKVVRTALEDAASVASLLITTEAGVTDKPEKKDSPALTPGADMGDMDF from the coding sequence ATGGCGAAACAAGTTAGATTCGGCAACGACGCACGCGAGCGGATGCTCCGCGGCGTGGACGTTCTTGCCAACGCGGTCAAAGTGACGCTCGGTCCGAAGGGCCGCAACGTCGTGATCGACAAGTCGTTCGGCGCACCCCGCATCACCAAAGACGGTGTGACGGTCGCAAAAGAGATCGAGCTTGCCGACAAGTTCGAGAACATGGGCGCCCAGCTCGTCAAAGACGTGGCGCAGCGCACCAATGACGAAGCCGGCGACGGCACCACGACTGCGACCGTACTGGCCCAGGCCATCGTTCGCGAAGGTGCCAAGGCCGTTGCCGCCGGCGCCAACCCGATGGACCTCAAGCGCGGCGTCGATCTCGCCGTGAAGAACGCCGTTGCCGATATCAAGAGTGCCGCCAAGAAGATCAAAGGGCACGACGAGATTGCCCAGGTCGGCACCATTTCGTCGAACGGCGAAGCTGAGATCGGTCAAATCCTCGCCGAGGCGATGGACAAGGTCGGCAAAGAAGGGGTCATCACCGTCGAGGAAGCCAAGGGCTTCGCGACCGAGCTCGAAGTCGTCGAAGGGATGCAGTTCGACCGCGGCTACCTGTCGCCGTACTTCGTGACCAACGCCGAGAAAATGCTCGTCGACCTGGAAGACCCCTACATCCTCATCAACGAGAAGAAGCTCTCGAACCTGCAGGCGATGCTGCCGGTGCTCGAGGCCGTGGCCAAGTCCGGCCGGCCGCTTTTGATCATTGCCGAGGACGTCGAGGGCGAAGCCCTGGCCACCCTCGTGGTCAACAAGCTGCGTGGCGGCCTGAAGGTCGCCGCCGTGAAGGCACCCGGCTTCGGCGATCGTCGCAAGGCGATGCTCGAAGATCTGGCGATCCTGACCGCCGGCACCGTGATCTCCGAAGACCTCGGGATCAAGCTTGAGAATGTCACGCTCGACATGCTCGGCAGGGCCAAGAAGGTCTCTATCTCCAAGGAGGAGACCACGGTCGTCGACGGCGCCGGCAAGAAAGGCGATATCGAAGGCCGTTGCGCGCAAATTCGTGCCCAGGTCGAAGACACGACCTCCGACTATGACAAGGAAAAGCTGCAAGAACGTCTCGCCAAATTGTCGGGCGGTGTTGCGGTGATCCGGGTCGGGGGCGCCACCGAGATCGAAGTGAAGGAGCGCAAAGACCGCGTCGACGACGCGCTCAACGCAACCCGCGCTGCGGTCGAAGAGGGTGTCGTTGCCGGTGGCGGGTCGGCGTTGCTGTACGCCAGCCGCGGCCTCGACAAGATCAAGGTCGACAACGAAGACCAAAAGATCGGCGTCGATATCGTACGGAAGGCGCTGCAAGCGCCGGTCAAGCAGATCGCCGAGAATGCCGGCGTCAATGGCGGCGTCGTCGTTGGCAAACTGCTTGAGCAAAACAGCCGCAGCTTCGGTTTCGATGCGCAAAAGGAAGTCTACGGCGACTTGATCAAGTGGGGCATTATCGACCCTGCCAAAGTCGTACGGACCGCGCTCGAAGACGCAGCGTCGGTTGCGAGCCTGTTGATCACCACCGAAGCTGGTGTGACCGACAAGCCCGAGAAAAAAGACAGCCCCGCCCTGACGCCGGGCGCGGACATGGGTGACATGGATTTCTAA
- a CDS encoding tyrosine-protein phosphatase — MNITSDIPSAPTRRVALEGASNFRDLGGYETRGGQTVRWRTVFRSGALDRLTDGDLTSLKAIGLRAVCDLRHDDEVKANPSRLPQTDPPIVFNLPIRTAANGRLRALLERRDPDSAQDVHETLTESYRCYVRDHTDVYGDLMHRLADADNHPLVFHCSAGKDRTGFGAALVLMTLGVPEETIFEDYRLTNTYWTEGRQRVPGILPDALRDAVIAANDAYLRAAIDTLHEVHESLDAYLTQGLRMEGATIARLRNLLLE; from the coding sequence ATGAACATCACCTCCGACATACCATCAGCACCGACGCGCCGTGTCGCGCTCGAAGGCGCCAGCAACTTCCGCGATCTCGGCGGCTACGAAACGCGCGGCGGGCAAACGGTGCGCTGGCGCACGGTCTTTCGCTCGGGTGCCTTGGACCGGCTCACCGATGGAGACCTCACGTCGCTCAAAGCAATAGGTCTGCGCGCTGTGTGCGACCTACGCCACGACGACGAAGTTAAGGCGAACCCAAGCCGACTACCCCAAACCGACCCGCCGATCGTCTTCAATCTGCCGATTCGAACCGCAGCCAACGGTCGGTTGCGCGCATTGCTCGAGCGGCGCGACCCGGACTCGGCGCAGGACGTTCACGAAACACTCACCGAATCCTATCGCTGCTATGTCCGCGACCACACCGATGTTTATGGCGACCTGATGCACCGACTCGCGGACGCCGACAATCACCCTTTGGTCTTCCACTGTTCTGCCGGCAAGGACCGTACCGGATTTGGCGCAGCCCTGGTCTTGATGACGCTGGGTGTGCCCGAGGAGACGATTTTTGAGGATTACCGGCTGACCAATACCTATTGGACCGAAGGCCGCCAGCGGGTACCTGGGATCCTGCCAGACGCATTGCGCGACGCTGTGATTGCCGCGAACGATGCCTACCTGCGCGCCGCGATCGACACGCTGCACGAGGTTCACGAGTCGCTTGACGCCTATCTCACCCAGGGTCTGCGGATGGAGGGCGCAACGATCGCGCGACTGCGCAACCTGCTCCTGGAGTAA
- a CDS encoding ABC transporter ATP-binding protein: MATISFRGLGKMFGDFAAVDSFSLDVADGEFVVLVGPSGCGKTTSLRMLAGLTPPTSGEIWLGDRDITNLDAKDRNVAMVFQNYALYPHMTVFDNVSFALKLQRRSKSEIDGAVRRAAGLMGIDQLLERRPRELSGGQRQRVAVCRAIVRDPEAFLFDEPLSNLDAKLRTSARAQIRKLQQQLGVTTVYVTHDQVEAMTMADRIVVMNDAVVQQVGPPLDIYARPENVFVASFIGNPAMNLVPGIGTAGPSSDAIVAGAIALDVANGIGGDGLTLGFRPEDVVLSADSCRDPITFRAEVNYAEALGSETLLHLETEAGDILSRIPGGVAVRAGAAIDCFVDASAFHVFAADGRRLDGWRRHATGDISRQTSTAA, from the coding sequence ATGGCAACCATCTCGTTCCGCGGCCTAGGTAAAATGTTCGGCGACTTTGCCGCGGTGGATTCGTTTTCACTGGATGTCGCCGACGGCGAGTTTGTCGTTCTGGTGGGCCCCTCGGGTTGCGGCAAGACCACGTCGTTGCGCATGCTGGCGGGCCTGACCCCGCCGACCTCCGGTGAAATATGGTTGGGCGACCGTGACATCACCAACCTTGACGCCAAGGATCGCAATGTCGCGATGGTCTTCCAAAACTATGCGCTCTACCCGCACATGACGGTCTTCGACAACGTCAGTTTCGCCCTCAAACTGCAACGGCGCAGCAAGAGTGAAATCGACGGTGCCGTGCGCCGCGCCGCCGGCCTTATGGGAATAGACCAACTCCTCGAACGGCGGCCCCGTGAACTATCGGGCGGACAACGGCAGCGCGTTGCCGTCTGCCGCGCGATCGTGCGCGACCCCGAAGCGTTCCTGTTCGACGAACCCCTGTCGAACCTCGATGCCAAACTGCGTACCAGTGCGCGGGCACAAATCCGCAAGCTACAACAGCAGCTCGGCGTCACGACGGTGTACGTGACCCACGATCAAGTGGAAGCGATGACGATGGCCGACCGGATCGTCGTCATGAACGACGCAGTGGTCCAGCAGGTCGGCCCACCGCTCGACATCTACGCCCGGCCGGAGAACGTTTTCGTCGCCTCGTTTATCGGCAACCCCGCAATGAACCTCGTACCGGGCATAGGGACTGCGGGCCCAAGCTCCGACGCCATTGTCGCGGGGGCCATCGCGCTCGACGTTGCCAACGGGATCGGAGGCGACGGGCTAACCCTGGGGTTTCGCCCCGAAGATGTGGTCCTCAGCGCCGATTCCTGCCGCGACCCGATCACCTTTCGCGCTGAAGTCAACTACGCCGAGGCCCTTGGATCGGAAACGCTGCTCCACCTCGAAACCGAGGCGGGCGACATCCTTTCGCGAATTCCTGGGGGCGTCGCGGTTCGCGCCGGCGCCGCGATCGACTGTTTTGTCGATGCGAGCGCTTTTCACGTCTTCGCTGCGGACGGCCGACGCCTCGATGGATGGCGGCGCCACGCTACCGGCGACATTTCACGGCAAACCTCAACAGCGGCATAG
- a CDS encoding carbohydrate ABC transporter permease, producing the protein MQLSIPWRVVGHTALLLICLSILIPMAVTISTAFKPANEVYSISLWPASPTLDNFVRIFTDTPFGIYLWNSTGTTVLRVGGQLLIAVLTAYAFARWEFRGRDAIFALVLGAMMIPHQLTMIPIYILVARLQWFDTWQALIVPNLAMPFGVFLLRQHFLSFPKELFEAAEIDGAGHWRSLWLVVIPNLRPALAALTIILFIDTWNEYFWPLLVTDTPHSRTIQVGLRQFLQEEYDDYGALMAGITLASLPALAIFFFFQRQVMETFVSSGIKG; encoded by the coding sequence ATGCAACTGAGCATTCCCTGGCGGGTGGTTGGGCACACGGCGCTGTTGCTGATCTGCCTGTCGATCCTGATCCCCATGGCTGTCACGATCAGCACCGCTTTCAAACCGGCCAACGAGGTCTATTCGATCTCGCTATGGCCGGCGTCACCGACGCTCGACAACTTCGTGCGCATCTTTACCGATACGCCTTTCGGGATTTACCTGTGGAACAGTACCGGCACCACGGTATTGCGCGTGGGCGGACAGTTGCTGATCGCCGTGCTGACCGCCTATGCCTTTGCGCGCTGGGAGTTCCGCGGGCGCGACGCGATCTTCGCCCTAGTACTGGGCGCGATGATGATTCCGCACCAACTCACCATGATCCCGATCTATATTCTGGTCGCGCGACTCCAGTGGTTCGATACCTGGCAAGCCTTGATCGTCCCCAACCTCGCCATGCCGTTTGGCGTGTTCCTGCTGCGCCAGCACTTTCTGAGTTTCCCGAAGGAGTTGTTCGAGGCCGCTGAGATCGACGGCGCCGGCCATTGGCGCTCGCTCTGGCTGGTGGTGATCCCCAATTTGCGCCCGGCCTTGGCGGCGCTGACCATCATTTTGTTCATCGACACTTGGAACGAATACTTCTGGCCGCTCCTGGTCACCGACACGCCGCATTCGCGGACCATCCAAGTCGGGCTGCGCCAATTCCTCCAGGAAGAATACGACGACTACGGCGCGCTGATGGCCGGTATTACGCTAGCCAGCCTTCCCGCCCTTGCGATCTTTTTCTTCTTCCAACGCCAGGTGATGGAAACCTTCGTTTCGTCCGGCATCAAGGGGTAG